The window GTCAGAGAACATAAAGAGTTCCATTTCCTTACCAATCTTACGATGGTCGCGCTTCTTAGCCTCCTCAAGCATTTCGAGATATTCATCGAGCATCTTCTTCTTAGGGAAGGTGATACCATAGATACGTGTCATCTGTTCACGCTTAGCATCGCCACGCCAGAAAGCTCCAGCAACGCTGGTTATCTTGATTGCCTTGATAGCACCCGTAGAAACGAGGTGCGGACCACGACAAAGGTCGGTGAAATTACCCTGTGAATATGTTGAGATAGTGCCATCTTCGAGGTCCTCAACGATGTGCTCCACCTTGTATTCCTGTCCATCAGCAGTGAATTCCTTAACAGCATCAGCCTTAGAGACGTTACGACGAACGACTGGCTCGTTCTTCTTAGCAAGCTCGCGCATCTTCTCTTCAATCTTTGGGAAGTCGTTCTCAGAGATTGTCTGACCCTCTGCAGGCATCACATCATAGAAGAAGCCGTTCTCAACAGCAGGACCGAAACCAAACTGAATGCCCGGGTAAAGCTCCTGCAATGCCTCAGCGAGGAGGTGGGCAGAGGTGTGCCAGAAGGTGTGCTTACCTTCTTCGTCATCGAACTTGTAAAGTGCGATGCTTGCGTCCTCATTGATAGGACGATTGAGTTCTGTTGTTTCGCCATTTACACCGCAAGATACAACGTCACGGGCGAGAGCCGGCGAAATGCTCTCGGCGATTTGAAAACCAGTTACGCCCTGCTCGTATTCACGAACGGAACCGTCTGGGAAAGTGATTTTAACCATACTACAAATTAGTTTTATAAATCAAATATGTGGCAAAGGTAATACTTTTAATTCAGAATTCAGAATTCACAATTCATAATTATGATTACCGATGTTAATTTAGAAGATATAATTCACTGTGTAATATGAGTAAATGCTCATTTTTATGTTATATTATGTATAGTAGATAGGTTGAGTTAAAAGTAATACATACTGCGAAGAACAAGAATCGTAGTAGATGCTGGATATTGAGGTCTTTTTACTATTAAACAATAATAAATGACTAACTGTATTAAGTTTTTTTCAAAGTCGCTATATGAAAAATATAATGAAAATCTCTTGGATAATCGGTTGGAAAATAGTAACTTTGCACGCGTTTAGCGAATTTAGACACTTTAAAATAGTTGGATGAAGAATGACAAAATGAAAATGAAGTACCGCGTGAACGAGCAGATTCGCGTTCGGGAAGTACGTGTGGTAAGTGATGATGGAGCTGAGGTTATGCCTACGCGAAAAGCGTTGGAATTGGCTCAGAAAGAGGGAGTTGACCTTGTGGAGATTTCTCCTAACGCACAGCCACCAGTTTGTCGTATCATCGACTATTCTAAGTTCCTCTACCAGCAGAAGAAGCATCAGAAGGAGATGAAGCAGAAGCAGGTGAAGCAGGAGGTGAAGGAGATTCGTTTTGGTCCTCAGACGGATGAGCATGACTATAAGTTTAAGCTCAAGCATGCACAGGAGTTCCTCAATGCAGGTAATAAGGTACGCGCATACGTGTTCTTCCGTGGTCGTTCGATTTTGTTTAAGGAGCAGGGCGAGGTGCTGCTGCTTCGTTTCGCTAACGATCTTGAGGAGCTTGCAAAGGTAGAGCAGCTTCCGAAGCTTGAGGGCAAGAAGATGTTCCTCTATCTTGCACCTAAGAAGGCAGGCGTTGCCAAGAAGAGTCAGCAGAAGCGCGACCGTGAGGAGGCAGAGGCTGGCGTGAAGGCAGGTGCTGAGAGTGTCAGCGAGGAGCCAAAGACGGATGGCGGCTTGTTTGCCAATGCTAAGAATGGTGCTGACGCATTGAAGAAATTGAATATTGACTAACGCCCGTTGGGTGTCTCCTCGGTAAGAGGGGGCGAAATGGGCAACCTGTGCGTAACGTCCTGGTATATACGTTGCCACAGATGAATATAAATAACAATTTTAAAATTTTAAAAAAATGCCAAAACAGAAGACAAATTCCGGAGCGAAGAAGAGATTCACGTTCACCGGTACTGGTAAGATTAAACGTCATCACGCTTACCACAGTCACATTCTGACTAAGAAGACAAAGAAACAGAAGAGAAATCTTGTTCACCAGACGCTCGTGGATCGTTCAGACCTGAAGCAGGTACGCGACCTGCTCAGACTTCGTTAATTCATTAGTCAAACAAATTAAAAGGAAAGAAAAACTATGCCAAGATCAGTCAATCATGTTGCTTCAAAAGCAAAGAGAACAAGAATTCTGAAGCAGACTAAGGGTTACTATGGTGCCCGTAAAAATGTTTGGACGGTAGCAAAGAATACCTATGAGAAGGGTTTGACTTATGCTTATCGTGACCGCCGTAACAAGAAGCGTAACTTCCGCGCATTGTGGATTCAGCGTATCAACGCTGCTGCTCGTCTTTATGATATGAGCTACAGCCAGTTGATGGGTGCATTGCACAAGGCTGGTATCGAGATTAACCGTAAGGTGCTCGCTGACCTCGCTGTTAACAATCAGGAAGCTTTCAAGGCTATTGTTGACAAGGTAAAGTAAATTAATGACGCTCACGGTCGTGGGCACTCGTTATAACGGATATGGAGCTGTCGCCTGAAAGGGTGGCAGCTTTTTTTAAAGCCTCACCCCCAGCCCAGCCTCACCCCCAACCCCTCTCCGAGTGGAGAGGGGAGTGAACAGCGTGTTATCCCTGTATATTAGATGATTCTGTGGTAAAAATAAACTCCGAAAGGAGAGGGGAGTGAACAGCGTGTTATCCCTGTATATTAGATGATTCTGTGGTAAAAATAAACTCCGAAAGGAGAGGGGAGTGAACAGCGTGTTATCCCTGTATATTAGATGATTCTGTGGTAAAAATAAACTCCGAAAGGAGAGGGGAGTGAACAGCGTGTTATCCCTATATAATTAGATGATTCTGTGGTAAAAATGAAAAAAGCAAAGAAGAAGTCCCTGAACATAGGGGTATCTCGCCATTTACTCCCCTCTCTCCTTTACTTCCCTTCGGTCAGTGACCGTTGGTTCGGAGAGGGGTTGGGGGTGAGGCTTTTTATGCTTCTGCTGCTCGTTGTCGGAGTGGGGCAGGAGGTGCACGCGCAATATGTGATAACGAAAGATACTGCGAGGTGGCAGGCGAAACAGGATTCTTTGTTGTCAGATAATTTTGGGAAAAAGGTTGATAGGCAAGTTAGACCTACTTATCGCGTTGACACACTATGTCTTATTGATAGGTTCTTTCGCAGGGGTATGTCGAGAAAGAGTATACAGAATATTCCTAAGGGCGAACGACCTGCACCTGAAACCTATTTGAAGCGAAGATATATAAGGCGACATCTGAAGAATTTTAAGGCAGGCGCATCATGCCTTGTTTCGAAAGAATTGTTAGAACGATATCACGGTGATTCTATCGGAAAGGCTGATAATAGCCAGTTTATTATGATGAAGTCGGAGATGGATAGTGTCTTGATAAAAAGTCATGGCGACTTGTCGCGTATCGAACACGAATTGGGAATCCCTGCAGGTGCGTGGAAACATCGAATATTAGTAAGGATTGACATCCCCAAGCCTAAGAAACTAAGGTTGAGGATGCCGTCGGGTAACGAAATCGGAGCGAATGCGCTATGGCTTCCGGGTGGACTTCTACCTACTGGATATAAAGAGGCGGTGATAGATAGGATTCCGAAAGGACGATATAAAGCTTCGCTGATTGAGATTGTCAAATGATAATATAGAAAGAATCTTAAAATTAAAGGTTGTCGCTTATACTTTTTCTGATTTAAATGTAGTAAATGGTGAATACTAATATGAAATAAAAGCTTAGTAAATTAGACCTATTCGCCAAAGAGTTTTTACTGCTAAAATGGTTATAAGAAGGCAAAAGATGCCCGCAATTATATAGGGTACTTTGCGTTGTTCCCAATAGTAGGTATTATTATTAACGAGTGTAATGGGTCTTGATTTCATTTTTATTGTGAGATTTTGATAGCTTAGGTTGTCTTCCTTGTCACCATTTTGTAGGTTGAAGATGAAGTAGTTTCCATCAGCCCCTTTTCCTATGACAGAGTCTCCAACCACTTGTATATGTGTAATCCCATCAATAAGGTTTTCTTTCAACAGATCGTTTCTGCGATTGATGTTAGCATATTCGGGCGTATCAACTGAGGTAAGTTCATAACCATTCTTTAGTGGCATAGACCAGCTATCACCTATACCAATGTCAGAACCAAGAATGATAGCAATGATAATCATACACACAAAACTACTTGCAGCGTATATCCCAATAAATATTCCTGGTGTGAGGAATGATAGAACCATCTTCCTCTTCCTTTGCTTTTTGCAAAGAAAGTAAGAGAAAGGTAACGTTATCAGTCCTAATATGAGGGATAGGATTATAAGAGCGATTGCCCAGAAAATAAGAACAAAAAGCATTCCCATAGTTTGTCTTTATTATTTTTAAGGGAGAAGAGCTATCTTCCCTTGATATACTTAAAAATGAGGTGTATTGCTGTTGAGAGGATGTATATGAGATTAAGCACAAGAAGATAAAACCACCATGTGAGACCTACTCCATATTCTGAATGAAAGAAGAAGAGGTAATAGAGTGGGAGAGAGTAACCTAATAATACGATAGCTGATAAGATACCTGCTCTTTTCTGGCGATTGAATATCTGATAAATAGTGAGGAGTGCGCAGATAATAGAGCTGATATAAAGTAAGAGATTGTCGCTCATATTCTTTTGATTTAGATGTAGCGAATGATGAGGATTAATATGATAAGGAAGCATAAACCAATGATACCATCAAGGACACGATTGGAAAAGTATTCGGGATTACGAGGGTAAATGTCAACATCTATTAGCTTTAATTCGCCAGTTTCAATCATACCTTGTATTATCTCTTTCTTACTTCTACCCTCTTTGAGGAACATTTCGAGTGTTTGTTGTTGTTCCTCATCCAGGTCTATATCATATGCTTGATTACGTTGAATTTGTCTCTGCTTCCATCTCTTGAATTGTTCCTTGTATGATTCTTTGGAGCAATCAAATACTGGTGATTCAGTTATCAAGGAATGATAACTATAATTATCTCTGATAATAAAGCGATGATAGACGAAGCGAAGTGCAGCACCTATGTGAACCAATGTTAAGCCTATAAAGCCTCCAATAATGTCATGCATAGCATAATACTCACCTCCAAGCCTTCCCAAAGGGAGGAGGGCTTGAATAGGGTTATTTGTTATATTATTTATGTTTTGCCAA of the Prevotella melaninogenica genome contains:
- the infC gene encoding translation initiation factor IF-3, whose translation is MKNDKMKMKYRVNEQIRVREVRVVSDDGAEVMPTRKALELAQKEGVDLVEISPNAQPPVCRIIDYSKFLYQQKKHQKEMKQKQVKQEVKEIRFGPQTDEHDYKFKLKHAQEFLNAGNKVRAYVFFRGRSILFKEQGEVLLLRFANDLEELAKVEQLPKLEGKKMFLYLAPKKAGVAKKSQQKRDREEAEAGVKAGAESVSEEPKTDGGLFANAKNGADALKKLNID
- the rpmI gene encoding 50S ribosomal protein L35, with product MPKQKTNSGAKKRFTFTGTGKIKRHHAYHSHILTKKTKKQKRNLVHQTLVDRSDLKQVRDLLRLR
- the rplT gene encoding 50S ribosomal protein L20 → MPRSVNHVASKAKRTRILKQTKGYYGARKNVWTVAKNTYEKGLTYAYRDRRNKKRNFRALWIQRINAAARLYDMSYSQLMGALHKAGIEINRKVLADLAVNNQEAFKAIVDKVK
- a CDS encoding conjugal transfer protein, with protein sequence MSDNLLLYISSIICALLTIYQIFNRQKRAGILSAIVLLGYSLPLYYLFFFHSEYGVGLTWWFYLLVLNLIYILSTAIHLIFKYIKGR
- a CDS encoding transcriptional regulator, producing the protein MGRLGGEYYAMHDIIGGFIGLTLVHIGAALRFVYHRFIIRDNYSYHSLITESPVFDCSKESYKEQFKRWKQRQIQRNQAYDIDLDEEQQQTLEMFLKEGRSKKEIIQGMIETGELKLIDVDIYPRNPEYFSNRVLDGIIGLCFLIILILIIRYI